In Caldilineales bacterium, one DNA window encodes the following:
- a CDS encoding PrsW family intramembrane metalloprotease, translating to MSSLIPLSVVAAVVPAIVYVVAVWWSDRYEREPGWLLTTAFLWGAIPAILLSVAGAVLLQGPQAVFDTGLRNSLFHGALVAPVVEEIAKGLALVGIAVFFAREIDSTLDGIIYGALVGIGFGMTENFLYFLQVAIEQNGANWPVVAFLRTVVFGLNHAFYSAILGAVLGYALTTRPTTGGRWLLALFGLAAAIVVHGLHNLVSLLTPFAPALLLFDVLLSWGGVIVLVVIIVAAWRKEKGWIRTYLADEVPAVLSEDGYRFAQGAAQRCGGWVALAGGRDRRCARIQHEFQHAATELAFYKHRLEGIGADSGAVDETARLRQRLARLDAALIETLA from the coding sequence ATGTCCTCCCTCATCCCGCTTTCGGTTGTTGCGGCGGTGGTTCCGGCCATCGTCTATGTGGTTGCGGTCTGGTGGAGCGACCGCTACGAGCGCGAGCCAGGTTGGTTGCTGACGACGGCCTTCTTGTGGGGCGCGATCCCGGCCATCCTGCTGTCGGTGGCGGGGGCGGTGTTGTTGCAGGGGCCGCAGGCGGTTTTCGACACCGGTCTGCGCAACAGTCTGTTCCACGGCGCCTTGGTGGCGCCGGTGGTGGAGGAGATCGCCAAAGGGTTGGCGCTGGTCGGGATCGCTGTCTTTTTCGCACGCGAGATCGATAGTACGTTGGACGGGATCATCTACGGCGCGCTGGTGGGGATCGGCTTTGGCATGACCGAGAACTTCCTCTATTTTTTGCAGGTGGCCATCGAGCAGAATGGCGCCAACTGGCCGGTGGTGGCCTTTCTGCGCACGGTGGTTTTCGGCCTCAACCATGCCTTCTACTCTGCCATCCTGGGCGCAGTTTTGGGCTATGCGCTGACAACCCGCCCGACCACCGGCGGACGCTGGCTTCTCGCCCTGTTCGGTCTGGCCGCTGCTATCGTCGTCCACGGGCTGCACAACCTGGTATCGCTGCTGACTCCGTTTGCGCCGGCCCTATTGCTGTTTGACGTCTTGCTCAGTTGGGGCGGCGTCATCGTGCTGGTCGTGATCATCGTCGCGGCCTGGCGCAAAGAGAAGGGTTGGATCCGCACCTATCTGGCCGACGAGGTGCCGGCGGTGCTGAGCGAGGATGGCTATCGCTTTGCCCAGGGCGCAGCGCAGCGGTGCGGGGGGTGGGTGGCGCTGGCTGGCGGCCGCGACCGGCGCTGCGCTCGTATCCAGCACGAATTCCAGCACGCGGCCACCGAGTTGGCTTTCTACAAACACCGGCTAGAGGGCATCGGCGCCGACTCGGGCGCGGTTGACGAGACAGCGCGCTTGCGGCAGCGATTGGCCCGTCTGGATGCGGCTTTGATCGAGACGCTGGCCTGA
- a CDS encoding PHP domain-containing protein, whose protein sequence is MTATSSTLWRVELHCHTMFSPDSLTRPQAIVAACRQRGIDRIAITEHNNIAGALAVRSLAPDLVIVGEEIKTTAGEILAWFLSEEVPKGLSPEETIRRLRGQGAVISLSHPLDPSRGSSAMGLEATLSIIEQVDALEVFNARCLRPDPNEAARRLAEDYGKLMHASSDAHTAGEIGTAVTLMPPFDDAESFRRSLAQATFQARLSGAHVRLFSRYAAMVKRGR, encoded by the coding sequence ATGACTGCGACCTCATCGACGCTGTGGCGGGTGGAGTTGCACTGCCACACCATGTTCTCGCCCGACTCGCTGACCAGGCCCCAGGCTATCGTCGCAGCCTGTCGCCAGCGCGGCATCGACCGTATCGCCATCACCGAGCACAACAACATCGCCGGGGCGCTGGCCGTGCGCAGCCTGGCCCCCGATCTGGTGATCGTCGGCGAGGAGATCAAGACCACCGCCGGCGAGATCCTGGCCTGGTTCCTGAGCGAAGAAGTGCCCAAAGGCCTGTCGCCAGAGGAGACGATCCGTCGCTTGCGCGGGCAGGGGGCGGTGATCAGTCTTTCGCACCCGCTCGACCCCTCGCGCGGGAGTTCGGCCATGGGGCTGGAGGCGACGCTGAGTATCATCGAGCAGGTGGACGCGCTGGAGGTGTTCAACGCCCGATGTCTGCGCCCCGACCCGAACGAGGCCGCCCGCCGGCTGGCCGAGGACTATGGCAAGCTGATGCACGCCAGCTCGGATGCCCACACCGCCGGCGAGATCGGGACGGCGGTGACGCTGATGCCGCCTTTCGACGATGCCGAGAGCTTTCGCCGCAGCCTGGCTCAGGCCACCTTCCAGGCCCGGCTGAGCGGCGCCCACGTTCGCCTCTTCTCGCGCTACGCGGCGATGGTGAAGAGGGGGAGGTAG
- a CDS encoding flippase-like domain-containing protein, whose product MHIRDLRRKLLWGVFFGILVAAGLALWGDARALVEHLAAFDWRLAPLILALTLCNYGLRFLKWQWYLRIIAAALPWRRSLGIFVAGFPMVLTPGKVGELLKSFLLRASNGTPIARSAPVVLAERISDGLAMFVLALAGLLTFAPGGMPTWVVVGVAAAMLVFVLLTRWRRLVGWGLRQWRRLPLVGRFEPFLATAYESTFDLFGLRNLALSVGLGVVSWGCECLALYFTLVGLGQRPGQELLLVSTFTLATSTLIGAVSFLPGGLGATDISLTGLLVGLLSVSTGMAVAATLIIRFFTLWFGVGLGLAAMVIVFRQLGVSQETEIVAAETPAPGLAGSI is encoded by the coding sequence ATGCACATCCGCGACCTGCGCCGCAAGCTGCTGTGGGGTGTCTTCTTTGGCATCCTGGTGGCGGCTGGTCTGGCGCTGTGGGGCGACGCGCGGGCGCTGGTCGAGCATCTGGCCGCGTTCGACTGGCGTTTGGCGCCCCTGATCCTGGCGCTGACGCTGTGCAACTATGGGCTGCGGTTCTTGAAATGGCAGTGGTATCTGCGCATCATCGCTGCGGCCCTGCCCTGGCGGCGCAGCCTGGGCATCTTTGTGGCCGGGTTCCCGATGGTGCTGACGCCGGGCAAGGTGGGCGAGTTGTTGAAGAGCTTCTTGCTCAGAGCCAGCAACGGCACGCCCATCGCCCGCTCGGCCCCTGTCGTCCTGGCTGAGCGCATCAGCGATGGCCTGGCGATGTTCGTCCTCGCTCTGGCCGGGTTGCTCACCTTCGCGCCGGGGGGGATGCCGACCTGGGTGGTGGTGGGGGTGGCGGCGGCGATGCTGGTTTTCGTGCTGCTGACGCGCTGGCGGCGGCTGGTGGGGTGGGGTTTGCGCCAGTGGCGAAGGTTGCCGCTGGTGGGCCGGTTCGAGCCGTTTCTGGCCACGGCCTACGAGAGCACCTTTGATCTGTTCGGGCTGCGCAACCTAGCCCTGTCGGTGGGGTTGGGCGTGGTTTCGTGGGGGTGCGAGTGCCTGGCCTTGTACTTCACTCTGGTTGGGCTAGGGCAGAGGCCGGGACAGGAGCTGCTCCTGGTCTCCACTTTCACCCTGGCTACCTCCACCCTCATTGGCGCCGTGAGTTTCCTGCCGGGCGGCCTGGGCGCGACCGATATTTCTCTCACCGGGCTGCTGGTGGGGCTGTTGAGCGTTTCGACGGGGATGGCAGTGGCAGCGACGTTGATCATCCGTTTCTTCACGCTGTGGTTCGGCGTCGGCCTCGGTCTGGCGGCAATGGTGATCGTGTTCCGGCAGCTGGGGGTGAGTCAGGAGACGGAGATCGTCGCCGCCGAAACGCCGGCGCCAGGCCTTGCCGGGAGCATCTGA
- a CDS encoding elongation factor G yields the protein MKVYSSDKIRNIALMGHSGSGKTSLAEALLHATGATNRLGRVEDGTTATDWDEDEIKRKQSISLGLAPCEWQGHKINVLDTPGYPDFLGEVISALRVAEAGVVVMDAVAGVEVGAELAWQYLEQMGKPRFLLINKMDREHANFEAAIEAARKTLGGNFVPVLLPVGSQSSFKGVVSVLDGKAYLGKEGKVAEAPAGMADDLELAKNAVAEAAAESDDELLLKYLDGEQLSADEIASGLTAAIRSCKVTPVLCASATTEQGIQALMNTLLALTPSPAEAGPYAAEQNGVSIELKGEASGPVAALVFKTVADPFVGRITLFRLFSGSLHGDVRLHNVQKHADERLGQIFSLRGKEQLPLEGLTPGDIAAAAKLGVTATGDTLVEKGSHIILPPPAFPSPLYSVAVAPATQADSAKISSALTRLVEEDPTLRWNNDPSIRQLILSGMGDVHITIAVNRLKNKFGVNVETSVPKVSYRETVLRSASSMHRHKKQTGGAGQFGEVHLRVERGAEGTGLTYTWEVFGGAISSSFQPSIEKGIRQVLENGPLAGYPVVDVAVAVFDGKEHPVDSKDIAFQIAGREAFKKAFMEAGPVFLEPIYKVEITVPEGNMGDILGDLNTRRARVQGMDSVRGKSVITAEAPFAELLRYANDLRSMTQGRGIYAVEFLRYEPVPSHLAQGIIASAQRERKEEEEE from the coding sequence ATGAAGGTCTATTCCAGCGATAAAATTCGCAACATCGCCCTGATGGGTCATAGCGGCTCCGGCAAGACATCGTTGGCCGAAGCCCTGCTTCACGCCACTGGCGCCACCAACCGCCTGGGCCGGGTGGAAGACGGCACCACTGCCACCGACTGGGACGAAGACGAGATCAAACGCAAGCAGTCGATCAGCCTGGGCCTGGCCCCGTGCGAATGGCAGGGCCACAAGATCAACGTCCTCGATACGCCCGGCTATCCCGACTTTTTGGGCGAGGTCATCAGCGCCTTGCGCGTGGCCGAGGCCGGTGTCGTGGTCATGGATGCGGTGGCCGGCGTCGAGGTCGGGGCCGAGCTGGCCTGGCAATACCTCGAGCAGATGGGCAAGCCACGTTTCCTTCTGATCAACAAGATGGATCGCGAACACGCCAACTTCGAGGCGGCCATCGAAGCGGCCCGGAAGACGCTGGGCGGCAATTTCGTGCCCGTGCTGTTGCCGGTTGGCAGCCAATCGAGCTTCAAGGGCGTGGTTTCGGTGCTGGATGGCAAAGCCTATCTGGGCAAGGAGGGCAAGGTGGCCGAGGCGCCGGCGGGGATGGCCGACGACCTGGAACTGGCAAAGAATGCCGTGGCCGAGGCTGCTGCCGAGAGCGATGACGAATTGTTGTTGAAGTATCTGGATGGCGAACAACTGAGCGCCGATGAAATCGCCTCCGGCCTGACGGCGGCCATCCGCAGCTGCAAGGTGACGCCGGTGCTGTGCGCATCGGCCACCACCGAACAGGGCATCCAGGCCCTGATGAACACCTTGCTGGCCCTGACGCCCTCGCCGGCCGAAGCCGGCCCCTATGCGGCCGAGCAGAATGGCGTCAGCATCGAGCTGAAGGGCGAGGCGAGTGGGCCGGTGGCGGCTCTGGTCTTCAAGACCGTGGCCGACCCTTTCGTGGGCCGGATCACCCTTTTCCGCCTGTTCAGCGGCTCGTTGCACGGCGATGTGCGCCTGCACAACGTCCAGAAGCACGCCGACGAGCGCCTGGGCCAGATCTTCAGCTTGCGCGGCAAAGAACAATTGCCACTCGAGGGCCTGACCCCCGGCGACATCGCCGCCGCCGCCAAACTGGGCGTCACTGCCACGGGCGACACGCTGGTAGAGAAGGGCAGTCACATCATCCTGCCCCCGCCCGCTTTCCCCAGCCCGCTCTACAGCGTGGCCGTGGCCCCCGCCACCCAGGCCGATAGCGCCAAGATCAGTTCTGCCCTGACCCGGCTGGTGGAGGAAGACCCCACCCTGCGCTGGAACAATGACCCCAGCATCCGCCAACTCATCCTTTCGGGCATGGGCGATGTCCACATCACCATCGCCGTCAACCGCCTGAAGAACAAATTCGGCGTCAATGTCGAGACATCGGTGCCCAAGGTCTCGTATCGCGAGACGGTGTTGCGTTCGGCCTCGTCGATGCACCGCCACAAGAAGCAGACCGGCGGCGCCGGCCAGTTCGGCGAAGTCCATCTGCGGGTGGAGAGAGGCGCCGAGGGCACCGGTCTGACCTACACCTGGGAGGTGTTCGGCGGGGCGATCTCGTCCAGCTTCCAGCCTTCGATCGAGAAAGGCATCCGGCAGGTGCTGGAGAACGGCCCTCTGGCCGGCTATCCGGTGGTGGATGTGGCGGTGGCCGTGTTCGACGGCAAAGAGCACCCGGTGGACTCGAAAGACATCGCCTTCCAGATCGCCGGGCGCGAGGCATTCAAGAAAGCCTTCATGGAGGCCGGCCCGGTCTTCCTGGAGCCGATCTACAAGGTCGAGATCACCGTCCCCGAAGGCAACATGGGCGACATCCTGGGCGACCTCAACACCCGCCGGGCGCGCGTGCAGGGCATGGATTCGGTGCGCGGTAAGAGTGTGATCACGGCGGAGGCGCCGTTTGCTGAACTGCTCCGCTATGCCAACGATCTGCGCTCGATGACGCAGGGCCGGGGCATCTATGCAGTCGAATTCCTGCGCTACGAGCCGGTGCCCAGCCATCTGGCCCAGGGCATCATCGCCAGCGCCCAACGCGAGCGCAAGGAAGAAGAGGAAGAATAG